The region CCGCCGCCTGACATGGCAATAATTTTTACATCAGGAGATATCTTTTTTAAATCCCGAATAGTTTCTATCCCCTCTTTTTTCGGCATAATGATATCAGTTAAGACAAGGTCAGCGGGCCTCTCATTGTACAATTTGATTCCCTCTTCTCCGTCACCTGCAATTACAACTTCATGGCCTTCTCTTTCAAGGTAGCGTCTTATAATTGTCTGGATTATGCGTTCATCTTCCATTACAAGTATATATGCCAAAACTGAAACCTCCCTTCTGTCTGCACTTATTAAGCAGAAACATTAATAGAAAGAAACAGAATTTAAAGAGCACGGGTATTCTTACTCCTGTTTTATTCCCCTTTTCCTGAAGAGGATTCATCACCGATCACACGGCTGGAAAGAATAACAATCGGAGCCAGCGGTACATCCTGCATGCCGTTCCTGATTCCGGTCTTTGCTTTGGCAATCTTGTCAACAACACCCATACCCTTAACAACTTCACCGAAAACGCAATACCCATATCCCGAAGCACTGCTGTTTTTATAATCAAGCGGATGGTTGTCCACCAAATTGATAAAAAATTGAGATGTCGCGCTGTTCACTTCTCCGGTACGCGCATAAGCTACTGTACCGCGGTAATTCTTTAAACCATTATCCGCTTCATTCTGAATAGGGCTGTTAACCGGCTTTCTGTTAAGATTTGCATCAAAACCGCCGCCCTGAATCATAAATCCGTCAATAACTCTGTGAAATACAGTCCCATTGTAAAAGCCTGAACGTACGTATGAAAGAAAATTGTTTACAGAGACAGGTGCATCTCCCGGAAAAAGTTTAATTTCAATATCCCCCACAGTAGTCTGAAAAATCACGGTTAGAGGCGGTTTTTTATTAACAGATGAAGAACTGCACGCAGCAATAATCACGGATAGAACCGAAGCTATAAGCCCTAATACAATTGAATTCCTTAACATTTTTTTCCTCTTATTTTTTAACATTTTCAGGGACAGTAACCTCAGCCTTTAAAATTACCACCTCTTTTACAGGAACATCATTCATGCCTTTGTATGTATGTGTTTTTACATTGGCAATTTTATCAACAACATCCATTCCTTTTATTACCTTGCCGAATACTGCATAGCCGAAATCCAGCGGAGTATCACCTTTATGATTAAGAAATGCGTTATCAGCATGATTAATAAAAAATTGTGATGTCGCGCTGTTTATTACAGAAGTCCGTGCATAGGCAATAGTGCCGCGCTTATTCTGCAGCCCGTTTGCAGCTTCGTTCTGAATCGGCGGACGTGTTGTTTTGCGTTTGAAATTTTTATCAAAACCGCCGCCCTGGATCATAAAATTTTTTATAATTCTGTGAAAAATCACACCATCATAAAAACCGGCTTTAACATATTTAATAAAATTATCAACAGAAACAGGCGCTTTATCCCTGAAAAGTTCAAGCATGATATCGCCTTTGTTTGTTTTCAGCAAAACCCTGGGATTGTCCGCTGACAGAGAATTGGAAGCAGATG is a window of bacterium DNA encoding:
- a CDS encoding peptidylprolyl isomerase; this encodes MKDFRKILVYAALIAIFTSASNSLSADNPRVLLKTNKGDIMLELFRDKAPVSVDNFIKYVKAGFYDGVIFHRIIKNFMIQGGGFDKNFKRKTTRPPIQNEAANGLQNKRGTIAYARTSVINSATSQFFINHADNAFLNHKGDTPLDFGYAVFGKVIKGMDVVDKIANVKTHTYKGMNDVPVKEVVILKAEVTVPENVKK
- a CDS encoding response regulator; this encodes MAYILVMEDERIIQTIIRRYLEREGHEVVIAGDGEEGIKLYNERPADLVLTDIIMPKKEGIETIRDLKKISPDVKIIAMSGGG
- a CDS encoding peptidyl-prolyl cis-trans isomerase, whose translation is MLRNSIVLGLIASVLSVIIAACSSSSVNKKPPLTVIFQTTVGDIEIKLFPGDAPVSVNNFLSYVRSGFYNGTVFHRVIDGFMIQGGGFDANLNRKPVNSPIQNEADNGLKNYRGTVAYARTGEVNSATSQFFINLVDNHPLDYKNSSASGYGYCVFGEVVKGMGVVDKIAKAKTGIRNGMQDVPLAPIVILSSRVIGDESSSGKGE